TTGTACCAGGTGACCTCGTCGCGCTGCGTTTGCACGACCATGTGTCGAATCGAACGTCCGGCGACATATGCGTTTCTCCGGGGAACCCTGAAGGCGGTGGGGCGACTACGGCCGCCCATGAGTGGCGAGCACGGCGTCGAGCTCACGGTCGCCGGCGCCGACAAGCGCGACGCCGGCCGCGGGGTGGCGCGGCTCCCCGAACCGGCGCGGCGACGGCTGGGCGTGCTCAGCGGCGACCCCGTCGTGGTCCGCGGCGAGCGCGAGACGGTCGCGAAGGTCTGGCCCACCGACGAGGACGGCGACGTGGTCCGCATCGACGCCGACACCCGCGCGAACGCCGGCGTCAACGTCGGCGAGACCGTCACCGTGGCGACGACGTCGCTCACCGACGCGAACCTCGTCTCCGTCCGCCCGACGAAGTCGCTGCCCGACGACGCGGACGCGGAGACGCTCGTCGCCGACGGACTGCTGGACCGCCCGATCCGCGAGGGCGAACGGGTCCACGTCGACGGCGTCGGCGTCGTGGTCGTCTCGCTGACCGACCCCGAGGGCCCCGTCCGGGTCGTCGAAGCCACCGACGTCACCGTCCTGCACGGGATCGACCTCGACCTCGACGACGGACGGGCGGGCGCAGAGGGCGGGCGCGACCGGTCGGTCGAGCCGGCAAGCGAGGCGGGCGAGACCGCCGGCGGGGACCTCGGAACGACCTACGAGGACATCGGCGGGCTCGACGAGGAACTGGACGTCGTCCGGGAGATGATCGAACTCCCGCTGTCGGAGCCGGACCTGTTCCGCCGGCTCGGCGTCGACCCGCCCCGGGGCGTCCTGCTTTACGGGCCGCCGGGCACGGGCAAGACGCTCATCGCCCGCGCCGTAGCGAACGAGGTCGACGCGCACTTCCAGACCATCTCCGGCCCGGAAGTCGTCTCGAAGTACAAGGGCGAGAGCGAGGAGCGGCTCCGGGAGGCCTTCGAGGAGGCCGAAGCGAACGCGCCGGCGATCCTCTTCGTCGACGAGATCGACTCCATCGCCGGCCAGCGCGACGACGACGCCGACATGGAAAATCGCGTGGTCGCCCAGCTCCTGACCCTGCTCGACGGGCTGGAGGACCGCGGCCGCGTCGTCGTCATCGGCGCGACCAACCGCGTCGACACCCTCGACCCCGCGCTACGGCGGGGCGGGCGCTTCGACCGCGAGATCGAGATCGGCGTCCCCGACGAGACGGGCCGACGCGAGATCCTCGACGTCCACACGCGGGGGATGCCACTCTCCGAGGACGTGGACCTCGACCGGATGGCGGCCCGCACCCACGGTTTCGTCGGCGCGGACCTCGGATCGCTGGTGACCGAGGCCGCGATGTCGGCGTTGCGACGCACTCGCGAGGAACCCGAGGTCACCCGTGAGGACTTCGAGGCGGCGCTGGCCGCCGTCGATCCCTCGGCCATGCGGGAGTACGTCGCCGAATCGCCGGGCGTCTCCTTCGAGGACGTGGGCGGACTCGACGAGGTGAAAGACCGGCTGATCGAGGCCGTCGAGTGGCCGCTCTCCTACACCGAACTGTTCGAGGCGACCGAGACGGATCCCCCGTCGGGCGTGTTGCTGTACGGGCCGCCGGGGACCGGGAAGACACTGCTCGCGCGAGCGCTGGCCGGCGAGAGCGACGTGAACTTCGTCCACGTCGCGGGGCCGGAACTGCTCGACAAGTACGTCGGCGAGAGCGAGAAGGCGGTGCGGGAGGTGTTCGACAGGGCCCGACAGGCCGCCCCCTCGATCGTCTTCTTCGACGAGATCGACGCCATCGCGGGGCGGCGCGGCGAGACGAACGAGGCGACCGAGCGTGTCGTCTCGCAACTGCTGACCGAACTCGACGGACTGGCCGAGAACCCCAACCTGGTCGTCCTCGCGGCGACCAACCGCCGGGAGGCGCTCGATCCCGCCCTCTTGCGGCCCGGCCGACTCGAGGAGCACGTTGCGGTTCCGACTCCCGACGAGGCCGCGCGGCGGGAGATCCTGGCGGTCCACACCCGCGGCAAGCCGCTGACCGACGACGTGGCCCTCGACGATCTGGCCGCCGAGACCGAGGGCTTCTCCGGGGCGGAACTGGACGCGCTGGTCCGGGACGCGTCGATGCGCGCCATCCGGGCGTTCGCCGGCGAACACGGCCCCGCCGAGGCCACCGAGCGCGCCGACGAGGTCGAGATCGGCCCGGGCCACTTCGAGGCCGCGCTGGCGGCGACCGACCGACCGGACTGAGCAATCGGTTCTCACTCGCCGAGTTCAACAGGAACATTCATTACATACCGGCGACTACGTGTAGCTGTCACGATGATACCGCTCGTACGCGTACGCTGTTCGCTTCTCGACTGACGCGTCACGGTATCGTTCGCAGAACGCGCCGCGGAAATCCAACCAATGAGTACATCCACGCAGCCGGAGACGACACGCCTCGAACCACCGACCGAGCGGACCCGGGAGACGGACGCCGCCCCGCTGACCTTCGCGACCGATAACGAGGTGCCGATCAGGGGGCTGTTCGACTCGGAAACCGACCAGCACTGAACGTCCCGAGAGTTCCGTTTCTACGCAAGTCCGAGCGTCGCCAGCCCGTCGAAGACGAACAGGAAGTAATAGAGCTGATACAGCCCGGCCAGCATGACGACGACGCCCGCGAGGCGCGTGATCCGATCGGTCTCCGCGGCGAGCCGTCGGAGCAAGGTGTCCCGTCCGAGGGCCGTCGCCGTCGTGACGCCGATCATCAGGACGCTCATGCCCGCGGCGTACGCGCCGAGCGTCGCGACCGTCGCGACGGGGCCCGCCGTCACCGCTGCGCCGGCCACGCCCAGGAACAGCGGCGCGGTACAACCGGCCGCGGCCGCGGCGTAGACGACGCCGAACAGCAGGTAGCCGAACGCCGAGCGCCGGCGCTCGGGGAGCGGGACGTGCAGCGTCGAGGCGCGGAGCCGGCCCAGCGCCATCGCGCCGCCGACGACCACCAGCGCCACTCCGACGACCAGTTCGAGGGTCGCGACGTTCGCGAGCGCCGCGGGCCCGACCGTCGCCAGCAGCAGTCCGAGCGTCCCGTACACCAGCGCGAACCCGAGGCTCGCGAGCAGTCCGACGACGGCCGCGCGGCCGAGCCGGGACGGGAGCGATCCCGATGCACTCTCGTCGCCGGACGTGCCGAGGTAGTAGGCGACGTATCCCGGTAACAGGGGGAACGCACAGGGTGCGAAGAAGGTACCGACGCCGAGGGTGAACGCGTAGCCGAGTCGGAGCGCCCCCAGCTCCGTCACTGCCGGGCCGCCTCCAGTTCCGCTTCGATCCGGTCGGCCTTCGCGATCTCGGAGCCGGGACGCGCTCGGTGTCGCCAGGTCTCGACCCCCTCGGCGTCCAGCACGAGCATCGTCGGGAGGCCGTCGACCCCGAAGGCCGGCCCCGTCTCCATGTCCGGTTCCATCGCGACGGGCCACGTCCCGTCGTACTCCCGCCAGAACGATCGCACCGTCTCGGGCTCGGTTTCCCAGGTGATCGACAGCATGTGGACGTCCGGCAGCGACGACCGGACGGTGCGGAGTTCGTCCATCTGTGGCTTGCAGGGGGCGCAGTAGGTCGCGAAGAAATCGAGCAGCGTCACCGTCCCCTCGGAGACGACCGGGACCGTCTCGCCGCTGGAGCCGCCCACGTCGAGCGTCTCCAGTTCCGTCGGTGCATCCTCGCTCCCGCCCGTCCCGGTTCCGGACTCTGGCCCACCGCCCGTCCCCGGGACCTGCGTGCAACCGCTCAGGGCCGTCACCGCCGCTGCGCCCGCGGCGAGGAACGCCCGACGGTCGTACCCGCGCATACCCGACGCTCGGACCTGCGCGTAGAAAAAAGGCGCGTCATGGCGCCGGGTCCCGACAGCTCACGGCCCGAACGAAACCGAACCCGTTGAGTGGGGGCCGCCGGAACCACCGATCCATGACCGACACGGTCGACCGGCTGAGCGTCTGGGCGGGCCTCGTGGCGCCGGTGCTGTCGATGTGCGGTGTCCTCTTCGCGACGGTCGCCTCGCCGCGGTTCGCCTGGACCGAACACGCGCTGTCGGAACTGGGTGCGGCGAGCGGCCCCGTCGCGACGGAGCTGACCCGGCTGACGTTCAACGGCGGGCTGATCGGCGGCGGCCTCGTCTCGCTCGGCTTCGGGTACGCGCTGTTGCGGGCGGCCCGGAACCGCGTCGAACTGACCGGAATCGGCCTGTTCGGCCTCACGGCGGCTTCGATGGTCCTGATCGGCGTGTTCCCGACGCCGCGACCCGTGCACTTCGTCGTCGCCGTCGCCTTCTTCGTCGCGCTCTCGCTCGCGATGTGGACCTACGGTGCGGGCAACCTGCTCGCCGGCGACCGGACTCGCGGGGGCGCGACGATCGGCCTCGGCGGCCTGAACGCAGCGGTCTGGACCGTCTGGGGCCTCACCGGCGAGTTCGTGCGCCCGGGAATTGCCCTGCCCGAGATCGTCGGCGCCGCAGCCCTCGCGGCCTGGCTCGTCGGCACGGCGATTTTCGTTCGCGCTCGCCCGCGACTCCGTCAGTGACCGGCGTCGGCCAGGAACCGGCTCGTCCGCGGTGCCGTCCTCCCTTCCTTTTCCGCCGACGAGGAATACACCAACGGTGGGTATCGTCAAAGATAACGTGAGCGATACGTTTACAAAACCTGATTGTCGATAGGGGAACATGCGAACGCGAGTTCTCACGGCGGTGGCGGTGGCGGCGCTCGTCGCCCTGGCGGGGTGTTCGGCCGGCCCCTTCGGCGGGCCGGGGACGGAGACGGCGGCCGATTCCGACGACCAGGCGGTCGAGTCGGAGACGGCGACGGTCAGTTCCTTCGCCTATCCCGCCGGCGCGAGTCCGTCGGGCATCGAGAACGTCTCGACGTTGCTCGACGAACACGAGGCGACGCTGTCGGGGTCGAACGTTACCCTCGAGGGCAACGTCAGTATCAGCTTCATGTCCGAGCGCGTCGGGCCGACGTTCACCATCGCCCACGAGGCGGCGAGTAACGAGACGTTGACCACCGTCACGGGCGAGTCGGGTGACTCCTTCGAGTCGTACCTCTCGCCTGACGTGCAGGCCTACCGGGTCGAGGGCGACGCCGGCGTCGAGTACGGCACCTCCGAGACGTCGGTCGACGCCGGCTTCACCGAGGGGACGCCCGAGAGCTTCACCGGTCGCACGATCCTGGCCTCGATCATCGGTCCGGCGACGTACAACGCGACCGGCGTCGTCACGCGCGACGGCACCGAACTCGTCCGGTACGAACTGGTGAACGCCTCGACGACCCCGGGCGCGGTCCTGAACGTCGGCAACGATACCGACTCCGGCGGCGCGTTCGCCGGTGACACCGACGTCTCGAGCGACGTCGAGGGCACGCTACTGGTCGACTCGGACGGGCTGATCCACGAGGCCCACTACAGGGC
Above is a genomic segment from Halorientalis sp. LT38 containing:
- a CDS encoding AAA family ATPase, coding for MSGEHGVELTVAGADKRDAGRGVARLPEPARRRLGVLSGDPVVVRGERETVAKVWPTDEDGDVVRIDADTRANAGVNVGETVTVATTSLTDANLVSVRPTKSLPDDADAETLVADGLLDRPIREGERVHVDGVGVVVVSLTDPEGPVRVVEATDVTVLHGIDLDLDDGRAGAEGGRDRSVEPASEAGETAGGDLGTTYEDIGGLDEELDVVREMIELPLSEPDLFRRLGVDPPRGVLLYGPPGTGKTLIARAVANEVDAHFQTISGPEVVSKYKGESEERLREAFEEAEANAPAILFVDEIDSIAGQRDDDADMENRVVAQLLTLLDGLEDRGRVVVIGATNRVDTLDPALRRGGRFDREIEIGVPDETGRREILDVHTRGMPLSEDVDLDRMAARTHGFVGADLGSLVTEAAMSALRRTREEPEVTREDFEAALAAVDPSAMREYVAESPGVSFEDVGGLDEVKDRLIEAVEWPLSYTELFEATETDPPSGVLLYGPPGTGKTLLARALAGESDVNFVHVAGPELLDKYVGESEKAVREVFDRARQAAPSIVFFDEIDAIAGRRGETNEATERVVSQLLTELDGLAENPNLVVLAATNRREALDPALLRPGRLEEHVAVPTPDEAARREILAVHTRGKPLTDDVALDDLAAETEGFSGAELDALVRDASMRAIRAFAGEHGPAEATERADEVEIGPGHFEAALAATDRPD
- a CDS encoding cytochrome c biogenesis CcdA family protein → MTELGALRLGYAFTLGVGTFFAPCAFPLLPGYVAYYLGTSGDESASGSLPSRLGRAAVVGLLASLGFALVYGTLGLLLATVGPAALANVATLELVVGVALVVVGGAMALGRLRASTLHVPLPERRRSAFGYLLFGVVYAAAAAGCTAPLFLGVAGAAVTAGPVATVATLGAYAAGMSVLMIGVTTATALGRDTLLRRLAAETDRITRLAGVVVMLAGLYQLYYFLFVFDGLATLGLA
- a CDS encoding TlpA family protein disulfide reductase, whose protein sequence is MRGYDRRAFLAAGAAAVTALSGCTQVPGTGGGPESGTGTGGSEDAPTELETLDVGGSSGETVPVVSEGTVTLLDFFATYCAPCKPQMDELRTVRSSLPDVHMLSITWETEPETVRSFWREYDGTWPVAMEPDMETGPAFGVDGLPTMLVLDAEGVETWRHRARPGSEIAKADRIEAELEAARQ
- a CDS encoding DUF998 domain-containing protein translates to MTDTVDRLSVWAGLVAPVLSMCGVLFATVASPRFAWTEHALSELGAASGPVATELTRLTFNGGLIGGGLVSLGFGYALLRAARNRVELTGIGLFGLTAASMVLIGVFPTPRPVHFVVAVAFFVALSLAMWTYGAGNLLAGDRTRGGATIGLGGLNAAVWTVWGLTGEFVRPGIALPEIVGAAALAAWLVGTAIFVRARPRLRQ
- a CDS encoding DUF7537 family lipoprotein, which codes for MRTRVLTAVAVAALVALAGCSAGPFGGPGTETAADSDDQAVESETATVSSFAYPAGASPSGIENVSTLLDEHEATLSGSNVTLEGNVSISFMSERVGPTFTIAHEAASNETLTTVTGESGDSFESYLSPDVQAYRVEGDAGVEYGTSETSVDAGFTEGTPESFTGRTILASIIGPATYNATGVVTRDGTELVRYELVNASTTPGAVLNVGNDTDSGGAFAGDTDVSSDVEGTLLVDSDGLIHEAHYRATSGGNGGFSSGFGVHVSFTDVGETSVERPDWTGNV